CACCTGACGCACCCGAGTCACCGGCCCGATCACGAACTGACCGATCGACAGATGCTCACTGTGGGCCGGGTCGATCTGCAGGTACTGCACACGCCGGGGCACACTCCCGGTGCGGTGTGCCTGTACTGCCCTGATCGGGGTGTCGTCTTCACCGGAGACACCCTGTTCGCCGGCGGCCCGGGAGCCACCGGGCGGTCCTATTCGGACTTCGGCGTGATCACGCAGTCCATCCGGGACCGGCTGCTGGCCCTCCCCGAGCGGACCGCCGTACATCCCGGACACGGTCCCAGCGCCACGATCGGCGAGGTCAAGCCGCACCTCGACGAATGGATCGCACGCGGATTCTAGTTCGAGGAGATCACCACCGTCCGCACGCGGACGGTGGTGATCCACCTTTTGCTCGCACGAGCTTACGCGGTCAGCAGTCGCCGGGAGGTTGTTGCTCATCGCGGATCGAGGCGATGTAGTCCTGCGCATCGGAGAGCGAGTCGGCGATGGTCTCCCGGTGGTCGCTGCCGTCGTAGACCTCGTGGTTGATCAGCGGATACCGGTTGCACAGGCTGTGCACCAGGTGGTCGGTGCTCGGCTTGGGCACGAGCGCGTCGTCGGTGCCCTGCACCACCATGGTCGGGACCGTCGGCGTGACCGACTCCGGCTCCTGCGATGCCAGGTACCTGGTGATCGGCTCCAGATCCGCGTCCGGCCGGAACAGCCTGTCCGGCGGGACCGCAGGCGCGACTTCTCCGATCGCGTTCATGCATCCGCTTCGTGCCGCGTCGAGCAGTGGCTGCGCCTCGTCGGTGAGCAGCCGGTCGGGGTTGATGGACGGTTCGGCCGCCGCCGCTCCGATGAGCAGTATCGGTAGGAATGGCAGGGCGGCCCTGATCGCGTCGCGGTCCGGGTTGTCCCGGTAGAAGGAGAGCGTCCGGCTCACCCCGATTCCGCCCGGGGCGATCGACACGGCCGCGCGCAGTCGCACGTCGCGTCGATGCCAGTCCTGCGCGGCGGCGAACAGGGCGGCGTGCCCGCCCTGGCTGTGTCCCATCGCGAACCAGTCGCGGCCGACCCGGTGGTCGAGGGTGCGCGCGGCGCGCACGATGTCGACCATCGTGTTCGCGGCGCTCTCCCCGTTCAGGTAAGGGTGGTTGCCGAGGGTGCCCAGGCCTTCGTAATCGGTCTGCACGACCACGTAGCCGTCTGCCACCCACTTGTCGAGCGTCTCGTCGACCAGCCCGAGGTAGCCGTGTGCGGGACCGTCGGCGGTGTCGGCCGAGGGCGCGCAGACGTCGGCCACTCCGGTGGTGCCGTGTGCCCAACTGAGCACCGGCCAGCCTCCCGGTGGCTTGTTCGTGGCAGGCAGGGATACGGTTCCGGAGACCGTGATCGGGCGCCCTGCGCGGTCCACCGAGACGTACGTGACGAGCCAGTTGCTCGCCGCGCTCGGCAGCGCGGCCGTGGTGGTCAGCGGGCGCGCGGTCAGCAATGTGCCGCGCCGTCCGATGACGTTCGACGGTGCCTCGGTGGCGTGGCGGGCTGCTGTGCTGTGCTCGCTCTCCTGCCTGCTGTTCGCGGCCGCGACCGGTGAGCCGGCCGCGGTGACGAGCACGGTGAGCGCAAGGATCGCGACCGTACGGCGTGCGGTGCTCGACCGTGAGCATGGTGCCATGTTTTCCTCCACAGTGGATTGCCAACGTCGGTTGGTCATGCCCTGTACGGTGTGGTGGGCGAAAGCCGGATGGCCGCCGACGTTAGTCCGGCCGCAGGGCACGAACGGGTGCTGTCTCGATGAGCGAGAACGCGGGCGCCGTCGCTCGAGGCCGCCCGCGGAGATCGCTGCCGGTATCCGGAAGGCGGGGCGGTGACCGTATTTCGTCATTTCGTCAATCGGCCGGATGGAAGGCATCGCAACCGGTCACAGTGAATTCGCTCCTGCCGAAATCCCGCGAGGTACTCCCGCTGATCGGGATGAGCCATCCGGTGCGGTCGACACCGTGTCACCGTCGTTCGCGAATGGTGGCGACAGCGCGGGAGCGGCGATGACGGCAGAGATCCCCGAGATTCTCCGGTCCGACGAGGTGGATGGTGCCTCGGACGAGGTCGACGTGCTGGTGGTCGGGTTCGGAATGGCCGGGGCATGCGCGGCCGTCGAGGCTGCCGAGGCCGGTGCGCGGGTGCTGGTGATCGATCGTGGTGGCGCCGGCGGGAGTACCTCGGCCATGGCAGGCGGGCACTTCTACCTGGGCGGTGGAACCGCGGTTCAGGTGGCAACCGGCCACGCCGACACCGCGGAGCAGATGTACAAGTATCTCGAGGCGGCATCGCCGGACCCGGATCCGGAGAAGCTGCGGCTCTACTGCGACGGCAGCGTCGAGCACTTCGAATGGCTGGAACGCCAAGGAGTGCGGTTCGAGCGAAGCTACTACCCGGGCAAGGCGGTGATCCAGCCGGGTACCGAAGGGCTGATGTACACCGGCAACGAGAAAGTCTGGCCGTTTCGGGACGTCGCGGAGCCGGCGCCGCGTGGCCACAAGGTCCCAGTACCGGGCGACAAGGGCGGCGCCAGGATGGTCATCGAACTGCTGGAGAAGCGTTTCCGGTCGCTGGGTGGCGAGATCCGTTACGAGACGGGGGCCACGGGGCTGGTCACCGACCGGCGGGGCGGGGTTGTCGGAGCACGCTGGCGGCACTTCACCGAATCCGGCGTGATCCGGGCGGCAGCGGTCGTCCTCACCGCCGGCGGGTATGCCTGCAATCCGGACATGGTGGCGGCCTACACGTCCCGGCTCGCCCACGGGGTGACGCCGCTCGGCAGTACCTACGACGACGGGCTCGGGATCCGCATGGGCATCTCGGCAGGAGGTGCCACCCGGCACATGGACCGGGCCTTCGTGAGCGCACCGTTCTACCCGCCCCCGGAGTTGCTCAACGGCATCGTGGTGAACAAGCTCGGCAACCGGTTCGTGGCCGAGGACGCCTACCACGGCCGTACCGCCGCGTACGTCTTCCAGCAGCCCGATGCGGTCGCCTATCTGATCGTCGACTCCGAGTCGGTGGGCACGCCGCGCTACGGAACGGTTCCGTTCATCGACGGCTGGGAGAGCGTGCCGGAGATGGAACAGGAGCTGGACCTGCCCGAGGGGAGCCTGCGGGGCACTCTGGAGGAGTACAACCACGATGCGGCACGCGGTGCGGACCCGCGCTTCCACAAGCATCCGGACTGGCTGCGCCCCCTCGACGTGGGGCCGTGGGCGGCCTATGACCTCACTCCGGGCAAGGCCACTTACGTCGGATTCACCCTCGGCGGACTGCGGACCGATGTGGACGGTGCGGTACTGACCGAGACGGGGAATCCGATCGCGGGACTCCACGCGGCTGGTGCGTGCGCATCGAACATCGCTCAGGACTCCGACGGCTACTCGAGCGGCACGCGCCTCGGCGAGGGGTCCTTCTTCGGCAGGCGCGCGGGGCGGCACGCCGCCGGAGCAGCGCGCACCACGACAGCCCGCGGAGGGAGCCGGCGATGACCCGGTGGGACGAGCAGTGTGACGTGCTGGTGGTCGGCTCCGGCGGCGGCGCGTTGACGGGAGCCTACGTGGCGGGCCGGGAAGGCCTGTCGGTCGCCGTCATCGAGGCCACCGACCGGTTCGGCGGCACCACGGCATATTCCGGCGGTGGCATGTGGTTTCCCTGCAACGCGGTACTGCGGCGTGCGGGTGACGACGACACGATGGAGGCGGCACGCACCTACTTCCGATCCGTCGTGGGGAAGCGGACTCCGCGCGAACTGCAGGACTCCTTCCTCGACAACGGCGCGCCGCTGATCGACTACCTCGAGGCCGATCCGAACTTCGAGTTCCGGGTATTTCCGTGGCCGGACTACTTCGGATCCGCCCCGCAGGCGCGTGCAGGTGGTCGGCACATCATCCCCGAGTCGCTTTCCGCCGACCGGATCGGGACGCTGCGCGACGCACTGCGCCCACCGCTGGCCACCGATCGGCTCGGGCACGAGCTTCCGGCGGAGCTCGGCGGTGGCCAGGCATTGATCGGGCGGTTGCTGCTCGCGCTGTCGGGGCAGCCGCATACCGCCATGCATCGGGAGACGACCTGCGAGGAGTTGATCGTCGAGGACGGTGCCGTGGTCGGCGTGCTGGCCTCCCGGGGTGGGAAATCGGTCGCGATCAGGACACGCCGTGGTGTGCTGCTTGCCGCGGGCGGATTCGAGCGCAACGCGCAGCTGCGGGAGCAGTGGGGTGTGCCGGGTAGCGTCGCGGGTTCGATGGGTGCACCCGGGAACACCGGGCGCGCTCTGCAGGCGGCGCTGCGGGCGGAAGCCGACACCGACCTGCTGGAGGAGGCGTGGTGGGCGCCGGGAATGATCCACCCGGACGGCACGTCGACGTTCTCGCTGTGGCTCACCGGAGGGATCTTCGTCAACGGTGACGGTGCGCGGTTCACCAACGAGTCCTGGCCGTAC
This Haloactinomyces albus DNA region includes the following protein-coding sequences:
- a CDS encoding MBL fold metallo-hydrolase — encoded protein: MRARIDHTTTSGTFSLDGETHAVENNVWVLGNDRECVVIDAPHDVAAIRRLIGGRRVRAILATHAHDDHVQVAPKLAEVVGAPVFLHSDDLPLWHLTHPSHRPDHELTDRQMLTVGRVDLQVLHTPGHTPGAVCLYCPDRGVVFTGDTLFAGGPGATGRSYSDFGVITQSIRDRLLALPERTAVHPGHGPSATIGEVKPHLDEWIARGF
- a CDS encoding alpha/beta hydrolase family protein — its product is MTNRRWQSTVEENMAPCSRSSTARRTVAILALTVLVTAAGSPVAAANSRQESEHSTAARHATEAPSNVIGRRGTLLTARPLTTTAALPSAASNWLVTYVSVDRAGRPITVSGTVSLPATNKPPGGWPVLSWAHGTTGVADVCAPSADTADGPAHGYLGLVDETLDKWVADGYVVVQTDYEGLGTLGNHPYLNGESAANTMVDIVRAARTLDHRVGRDWFAMGHSQGGHAALFAAAQDWHRRDVRLRAAVSIAPGGIGVSRTLSFYRDNPDRDAIRAALPFLPILLIGAAAAEPSINPDRLLTDEAQPLLDAARSGCMNAIGEVAPAVPPDRLFRPDADLEPITRYLASQEPESVTPTVPTMVVQGTDDALVPKPSTDHLVHSLCNRYPLINHEVYDGSDHRETIADSLSDAQDYIASIRDEQQPPGDC
- a CDS encoding FAD-binding protein, with protein sequence MTAEIPEILRSDEVDGASDEVDVLVVGFGMAGACAAVEAAEAGARVLVIDRGGAGGSTSAMAGGHFYLGGGTAVQVATGHADTAEQMYKYLEAASPDPDPEKLRLYCDGSVEHFEWLERQGVRFERSYYPGKAVIQPGTEGLMYTGNEKVWPFRDVAEPAPRGHKVPVPGDKGGARMVIELLEKRFRSLGGEIRYETGATGLVTDRRGGVVGARWRHFTESGVIRAAAVVLTAGGYACNPDMVAAYTSRLAHGVTPLGSTYDDGLGIRMGISAGGATRHMDRAFVSAPFYPPPELLNGIVVNKLGNRFVAEDAYHGRTAAYVFQQPDAVAYLIVDSESVGTPRYGTVPFIDGWESVPEMEQELDLPEGSLRGTLEEYNHDAARGADPRFHKHPDWLRPLDVGPWAAYDLTPGKATYVGFTLGGLRTDVDGAVLTETGNPIAGLHAAGACASNIAQDSDGYSSGTRLGEGSFFGRRAGRHAAGAARTTTARGGSRR
- a CDS encoding FAD-binding protein — translated: MTRWDEQCDVLVVGSGGGALTGAYVAGREGLSVAVIEATDRFGGTTAYSGGGMWFPCNAVLRRAGDDDTMEAARTYFRSVVGKRTPRELQDSFLDNGAPLIDYLEADPNFEFRVFPWPDYFGSAPQARAGGRHIIPESLSADRIGTLRDALRPPLATDRLGHELPAELGGGQALIGRLLLALSGQPHTAMHRETTCEELIVEDGAVVGVLASRGGKSVAIRTRRGVLLAAGGFERNAQLREQWGVPGSVAGSMGAPGNTGRALQAALRAEADTDLLEEAWWAPGMIHPDGTSTFSLWLTGGIFVNGDGARFTNESWPYDRIGRDIIDGLDKGSLELPFWMVYDDRAGDVPPVRSTSVPMASSEEYARAGLRHSASSLGELAECIGVPADALGATVERFNRMVARGVDEDFHRGAEPYDNAFAGAGGSPLVPIEQPPYHATAFGLSDLGTKGGLRTDNAARVLDRAGLPISGLYAAGNSMAAVSGTSYPAGGNPIAASMVFSYLAALDMAGTADRNPPG